The sequence TCAAACAAGACAATCATTAGAAAATGTAAAAGCGATAGTAGAAGCAGCAGGATACTCAATGAAAAATATAGTAAAAGCAGGAGTATTTATAAAAGATATGAATGATTTTGCAGCAATAAACGAAGTATACAATGAGTATTTAGGGGATGTAAAACCAGCAAGAGCTTGTGTAGAAGTAGCAAGA is a genomic window of Candidatus Fusobacterium pullicola containing:
- a CDS encoding Rid family detoxifying hydrolase, yielding MNKVIYTEKAPAALGPYSQAIEANGMLFVSGQIPFVPETMTLVSDDVKAQTRQSLENVKAIVEAAGYSMKNIVKAGVFIKDMNDFAAINEVYNEYLGDVKPARACVEVAR